One window of the Mycobacterium haemophilum DSM 44634 genome contains the following:
- a CDS encoding type I polyketide synthase, protein MNTPDNAIAVVGMAGKFPGANDVSAFWTNLRRGKESIVTLSEQELRDNGVSDKTLADPAYVRRAPLLDGIDEFDADFFGLPPLAAQVLDPQHRLFLQCAWHALEDAGCDPAQFDGSIGVYGTSSPSGYLLHNLLSQRDPHAVLAEGLNFDQFSLFLQNDKDFLATRISHAFNLRGPSIAVQTACSSSLVALHLACLSLLSGECDMALAGGSSLCIPHRVGYWNSPGSMVSAVGHCRPFDVRADGTVFGSGVALVALKPLQAAIDAGDRIHAVIRGSAINNDGSMKMGYAAPNPAAQADVIAEAHAVAGIDSSTVSYVETHGTGTPLGDPIEIQGLKTAFEVSQTPRPGPCVLGSVKSNIGHLEVAAGIAGLIKTILCLKNKAIPATLHYTSPNPELRLDQTPFVVQSKYGPWEWDGVRRAGVSSFGVGGTNAHVILEEAPEVPAHAAPTGPQVILLSAQTAAALGESRAALATVLEKSGGPDLSDVAYTLARRRKHDVTMAAVVRDREHAVTVLRAAEHDNVFVGESADATESSSDRVVFLFPGQGAQHVEMAKGLYDTEPVFAEHFDTCAAGFREAMGDLDLHSAIFSGTATDLERIDRSQPALFTVEYALAKLVDSYGVRAGAYIGYSTGEYIAATLAGVFDLETAIKTVSLRARLMHESPPGAMVAVALGPDDITKYLAEYAAKGVELSAVNDPGNCVVAGPKDQIRAFSQRLNEAGIPVRRVRATHAFHTSSMNPMLAEFSEFLSRQQLRVPSTPLLSNLTGTWMSEQQVTDPESWTRQISSTIRFADELDVVLSQPGRVLVEVGPGGSLTGSAMRHSKWSSEHRTVRLMRHPLQNTDDRDTFLRALGELWSAGVEVDWTPRRSANLNSGPHLVSLPGYPFARQRYWVEPKHTVWTQVPGTSNDAPIGARAAATVDGAHSGASQTEATLQRIWSQCLGVSSVDRNANFFDLGGDSLMAISISMAAANEGMTITPQDMYEHPTLASLTAAVDASFASSGLAKPPEAAAHPAVPPNIAYFVERGLRDIGRWCVPLILRLDPKVTPDDIRAVLTAVVNHHDALRLNLIDNDGLWEQHIAGPADFTRLSTRSLPDDVAADSAEERAAVSSILDELIAENGANQAYSDGPLAAVQITTPHGGPHYLGLVVHQMVADDASRQILGTDIVTAFGQRLAGEEIALEPVTTGWREWSLRCAALATHPAALDSRSFWIENANKVNLWPTDAIPNAPSIDATQPPGANDLTKVSCTLSGEQTSQLDDARRRFRRSIQAIVLAALGRTIAQAVGDGVVTVELEGEGRSVLRPDVDLRRTVGWFTTYYPVPLTCAKGQGALAELDAVHNTLKSVPHYGIGYGLLRYVYAPTGRVLGAQRTPDIHFRYAGVIPELPSVDAPVQFDSDATLPVREPIPGLGHAIELRAYRSGGSLHLDWWYDTRRIPQETAEALARSFPATLSKLIQEGIAMQQDQHDESEIVGAPQAGALVDLSSLDAG, encoded by the coding sequence GTGAACACCCCCGACAACGCGATCGCGGTGGTCGGCATGGCCGGCAAATTTCCGGGCGCCAACGATGTGTCGGCGTTCTGGACCAACCTTCGGCGCGGCAAAGAGTCGATCGTCACCCTGTCTGAGCAAGAGCTGCGCGACAATGGTGTCAGCGACAAGACACTGGCCGATCCGGCGTACGTGCGTCGCGCACCGCTACTCGACGGCATCGACGAGTTCGACGCCGACTTCTTCGGGTTGCCGCCGCTGGCCGCGCAGGTACTGGATCCACAACACCGGTTGTTCCTGCAGTGCGCCTGGCATGCGCTAGAGGATGCAGGCTGTGACCCGGCGCAGTTCGATGGCTCGATCGGCGTCTACGGAACCAGCTCTCCCAGCGGCTATCTCCTGCACAACCTGTTGTCGCAGCGCGACCCCCACGCCGTTTTGGCTGAGGGACTCAACTTCGACCAATTCAGTCTGTTCCTACAGAACGACAAAGACTTTCTGGCAACTCGGATATCGCACGCGTTCAACCTGCGGGGCCCAAGCATCGCGGTGCAAACCGCGTGCTCGTCGTCGCTCGTCGCGCTGCACCTGGCCTGCCTGAGTCTGCTGTCCGGTGAATGTGACATGGCATTGGCCGGCGGATCGTCGCTGTGCATCCCGCACCGTGTCGGTTACTGGAACTCGCCGGGATCGATGGTGTCGGCTGTCGGCCACTGTCGGCCCTTCGACGTGCGAGCCGACGGCACTGTCTTCGGCAGCGGTGTCGCGTTGGTGGCCCTCAAGCCGCTACAGGCCGCTATCGACGCCGGCGACCGAATTCACGCTGTCATCCGCGGATCGGCGATCAACAACGATGGATCCATGAAAATGGGTTACGCGGCGCCCAATCCGGCCGCTCAGGCCGATGTCATCGCCGAAGCCCATGCGGTGGCCGGCATCGATTCGTCGACCGTGAGCTATGTCGAGACCCATGGAACCGGCACCCCGCTCGGTGACCCCATCGAAATCCAAGGGCTGAAAACGGCATTCGAAGTATCGCAGACACCCCGCCCGGGCCCATGTGTGCTGGGGTCGGTCAAATCGAACATCGGCCACCTGGAAGTCGCCGCCGGAATCGCGGGTCTGATTAAAACGATTCTGTGCCTGAAGAACAAAGCGATTCCCGCGACGCTGCACTACACCAGTCCGAACCCGGAACTGCGTCTGGACCAAACTCCATTCGTCGTGCAAAGCAAGTACGGCCCATGGGAGTGGGACGGCGTGCGTCGGGCCGGGGTCAGCTCATTCGGGGTCGGTGGTACCAACGCCCACGTCATACTCGAGGAAGCGCCGGAAGTTCCTGCGCACGCCGCGCCGACCGGCCCCCAGGTGATCTTGCTGTCGGCGCAAACCGCTGCGGCGCTTGGCGAATCACGGGCCGCCCTGGCCACGGTTTTAGAAAAATCAGGCGGCCCGGACCTGTCCGACGTCGCCTATACGCTGGCTCGTCGCCGCAAGCACGACGTCACCATGGCCGCCGTCGTTCGTGACCGGGAGCATGCGGTCACCGTCCTGCGGGCGGCCGAGCACGACAATGTTTTCGTCGGCGAATCGGCAGACGCAACTGAATCCTCCTCAGACCGCGTCGTTTTCCTGTTTCCCGGGCAGGGTGCTCAGCACGTCGAAATGGCCAAAGGGCTCTACGACACCGAACCCGTCTTCGCTGAACACTTCGACACCTGCGCCGCGGGATTCCGCGAAGCGATGGGGGACCTAGACCTGCACTCCGCGATATTCAGCGGTACCGCAACGGATCTGGAGCGCATCGACCGTTCGCAACCAGCGCTGTTCACGGTGGAATATGCGCTCGCGAAATTGGTTGACAGCTACGGCGTGCGCGCCGGGGCATACATCGGATACAGCACCGGCGAATACATCGCAGCCACCCTGGCCGGCGTATTCGATCTCGAGACGGCGATCAAAACGGTGTCATTGCGTGCCCGCTTGATGCATGAGTCGCCGCCGGGTGCCATGGTCGCGGTGGCGCTGGGCCCCGACGACATCACCAAGTATCTCGCCGAATACGCGGCCAAGGGCGTCGAGCTGTCTGCCGTGAACGATCCGGGTAACTGCGTGGTCGCCGGGCCCAAAGACCAGATTCGCGCGTTCAGCCAACGTCTTAACGAGGCGGGGATACCCGTCCGGCGGGTCCGCGCAACTCATGCGTTCCATACCAGTTCGATGAATCCCATGCTGGCAGAATTCTCCGAATTCCTGTCCCGCCAACAGCTCCGCGTTCCGAGCACGCCGCTGCTGAGCAACCTCACCGGAACCTGGATGTCCGAGCAGCAGGTCACCGATCCGGAAAGCTGGACACGTCAAATCAGTTCCACGATCCGCTTCGCCGACGAGCTCGACGTGGTGCTGTCGCAACCGGGTCGAGTCCTGGTCGAGGTTGGTCCCGGCGGCAGCCTGACCGGTTCGGCGATGCGTCACTCGAAGTGGTCGAGTGAGCACCGTACCGTTCGGCTCATGCGCCACCCGCTGCAGAACACCGATGACCGCGACACTTTCCTGCGTGCGCTGGGTGAACTCTGGTCTGCTGGAGTCGAAGTCGACTGGACGCCGCGGCGTTCGGCCAATCTCAATTCCGGGCCGCACCTGGTTTCCTTGCCTGGTTATCCGTTTGCCCGCCAACGGTATTGGGTCGAACCGAAGCACACGGTCTGGACGCAGGTTCCCGGCACGAGCAACGACGCACCGATCGGCGCTAGGGCTGCGGCCACCGTCGATGGGGCGCACAGCGGGGCGTCGCAGACCGAGGCCACGTTGCAGCGCATCTGGTCACAGTGCCTAGGTGTCAGTTCGGTCGATCGGAACGCCAATTTCTTTGACCTCGGCGGCGACTCGTTGATGGCGATCAGCATCTCGATGGCCGCGGCCAACGAAGGCATGACCATCACACCGCAGGATATGTATGAACACCCGACTCTGGCCTCGCTGACGGCCGCCGTCGATGCCTCATTCGCGTCGAGCGGGTTGGCGAAACCACCGGAGGCCGCGGCGCATCCGGCGGTTCCGCCCAACATCGCTTACTTCGTTGAGCGGGGGTTGCGCGACATCGGCCGCTGGTGCGTCCCGCTGATCCTGCGGCTTGACCCCAAGGTAACGCCAGACGACATTCGAGCGGTGCTGACTGCGGTGGTCAACCACCACGACGCGTTGCGCCTCAACCTGATCGACAACGACGGACTGTGGGAGCAGCACATCGCGGGGCCCGCGGACTTCACCCGGCTCTCGACCCGGTCGCTTCCCGATGACGTAGCCGCCGACAGTGCCGAGGAGCGGGCGGCGGTGTCCAGCATCCTGGACGAACTCATAGCCGAAAATGGGGCTAATCAAGCCTATTCGGATGGGCCGCTGGCCGCCGTGCAGATCACTACCCCCCACGGTGGTCCGCACTACCTGGGTCTTGTCGTGCACCAAATGGTCGCCGACGACGCATCGCGCCAAATCCTAGGGACCGACATCGTCACCGCGTTTGGGCAACGGCTGGCAGGCGAGGAGATCGCGTTGGAACCGGTCACCACCGGGTGGCGGGAATGGTCACTGCGCTGCGCGGCCCTCGCGACGCATCCGGCAGCTCTCGATAGTCGCTCCTTCTGGATCGAGAATGCAAACAAGGTGAATTTGTGGCCGACCGATGCCATTCCCAATGCACCCAGTATCGATGCCACCCAACCGCCCGGCGCCAACGATCTGACCAAGGTGTCGTGCACACTTAGCGGCGAGCAGACATCTCAGCTAGATGATGCCCGGCGCAGGTTCCGACGGTCGATTCAAGCGATCGTGCTGGCCGCGCTTGGCCGCACAATCGCTCAGGCGGTCGGTGACGGCGTGGTCACCGTGGAGCTCGAGGGCGAAGGCCGCTCGGTGCTACGGCCGGATGTCGACCTGCGCAGAACAGTCGGTTGGTTCACGACGTACTACCCGGTTCCGCTGACATGTGCCAAGGGGCAGGGCGCGCTTGCGGAGCTAGACGCCGTTCATAACACCCTTAAATCCGTTCCGCACTACGGAATTGGGTACGGTCTGCTGCGGTATGTGTACGCGCCGACCGGGCGCGTCCTAGGGGCGCAGCGCACACCCGACATCCACTTCCGGTACGCGGGCGTGATCCCAGAGCTACCGTCCGTCGATGCTCCGGTACAGTTCGACTCGGACGCGACGCTTCCGGTGCGAGAACCGATCCCCGGGCTGGGCCACGCCATCGAACTTCGGGCGTATCGATCTGGTGGCTCACTGCATCTCGATTGGTGGTACGACACCCGCCGGATCCCGCAAGAAACGGCAGAAGCACTCGCGCGGTCCTTCCCGGCCACGCTTAGCAAGCTGATCCAGGAGGGCATCGCGATGCAGCAGGACCAACACGACGAGAGCGAAATAGTTGGGGCACCCCAAGCGGGCGCCCTGGTGGACCTGTCGAGCCTGGACGCCGGCTGA
- a CDS encoding ABC transporter permease, with amino-acid sequence MIHMTSQVVGLEPVRSQYPDNSARLLVSQTLLQTKRLLTRWARDYVTIIGALVLPIIFILVLDIVLGNLIYAITRESALYSIVPLISLGAAITGSTYVAIDLMRERSIGLLSRLWVLPVHRASGPLSRILANAIRTLFTTLVMLGTGVILGFRFQQGVLASLMWVGVPVILGIAIAAMVTTVALYAEQTFVVEAVELTQAITIFFSTGLVPLNQYPGWIQPLIAHQPVSYAVAAMRGLSMGGPVLAPMIATLLWTAGICAACAVPLVVGYRRACTH; translated from the coding sequence ATGATTCATATGACAAGTCAGGTAGTCGGGTTGGAACCCGTACGCTCGCAGTACCCAGACAACTCTGCTCGGCTGCTCGTTTCGCAGACTCTATTGCAGACCAAGCGGTTACTCACTCGGTGGGCGCGTGATTACGTCACCATCATCGGCGCACTCGTGTTGCCGATTATCTTCATCCTGGTGCTGGACATTGTGCTCGGCAATCTGATTTACGCGATAACCCGCGAGAGTGCGCTCTACAGCATCGTTCCGCTAATCTCGCTCGGTGCTGCGATCACTGGATCAACGTACGTCGCGATCGACCTGATGCGCGAGCGTTCCATCGGCCTGCTTTCCCGATTGTGGGTGCTGCCTGTGCACCGGGCATCGGGCCCGCTCTCTCGAATCCTCGCAAACGCAATTCGGACCCTCTTCACCACCCTGGTGATGCTGGGTACTGGGGTGATATTGGGTTTCCGGTTTCAGCAGGGTGTGCTTGCGAGCCTCATGTGGGTTGGCGTCCCGGTGATACTTGGCATCGCAATCGCCGCCATGGTCACCACGGTGGCGCTCTACGCAGAGCAAACATTCGTGGTTGAGGCAGTTGAGCTAACGCAAGCAATCACGATCTTTTTCTCCACGGGTCTGGTGCCCCTGAACCAGTATCCAGGCTGGATCCAGCCGCTTATTGCCCATCAGCCAGTGAGCTACGCCGTTGCGGCGATGCGCGGATTATCGATGGGCGGTCCAGTCCTCGCTCCGATGATCGCGACCCTGTTGTGGACAGCGGGTATTTGCGCCGCATGCGCGGTACCCCTTGTAGTTGGCTATCGACGGGCCTGCACGCATTGA
- a CDS encoding ABC transporter permease — MSAPALDPIPASTSTRASTTIEKPAPSTRQQWWVLTTRYMDTRLLALEKITQIGAPVVFTVGLYIPFAIPWNHFVGGPSSGVASSLGQYVTPLIMLQSIAFAAMGSSFRAAADSLKGINRRFSSMPIAPLTPLLARVSDAVQRCSWGLGVALICGYVIGFHFHRGSLYIAGFCVLVLVIGTVLSFAADLLGTATGNPDATLPLLSLPILIFGLLSVGLMPVKLFPHWIQPFVRNQPISQFVLALRALAGDTTKSALPVTWPIMAPTLAWLVGFLVVLVPTSIFVLSRRP; from the coding sequence ATGAGCGCCCCGGCCTTAGATCCGATTCCGGCCTCAACCTCCACGAGGGCAAGTACGACTATAGAAAAGCCAGCCCCCTCGACGCGCCAGCAGTGGTGGGTGCTCACTACGCGCTACATGGATACAAGGCTGCTTGCCCTTGAGAAAATTACCCAGATCGGCGCTCCGGTGGTTTTCACGGTGGGCCTCTACATACCCTTCGCCATACCGTGGAATCATTTTGTGGGGGGACCCAGCTCAGGCGTCGCCAGCAGCTTAGGGCAATACGTCACTCCGCTGATTATGTTGCAGTCCATCGCGTTCGCCGCCATGGGGTCGTCCTTCCGGGCAGCAGCCGACTCGTTGAAAGGCATCAATCGACGGTTCAGCTCTATGCCGATCGCCCCGTTGACACCGCTGCTTGCCCGCGTGTCAGACGCCGTGCAGCGATGCTCCTGGGGTTTGGGGGTGGCATTGATCTGTGGCTACGTGATCGGCTTCCATTTCCATCGCGGTTCGCTCTATATCGCTGGTTTTTGTGTATTGGTGCTGGTAATCGGGACCGTGCTGTCATTTGCCGCTGACCTGCTTGGCACCGCTACCGGGAACCCCGACGCAACGTTGCCACTGCTGAGCTTGCCCATTTTGATCTTCGGACTGCTGTCCGTCGGTCTCATGCCTGTCAAGCTGTTTCCTCATTGGATCCAGCCATTTGTCCGCAATCAACCGATCTCCCAGTTCGTGCTGGCGCTTCGCGCACTGGCCGGGGATACCACTAAGTCAGCCCTACCGGTGACATGGCCCATCATGGCGCCGACGTTGGCGTGGCTGGTCGGTTTCCTGGTTGTCCTGGTGCCCACATCCATCTTCGTTTTGTCTAGACGGCCATGA
- a CDS encoding daunorubicin/doxorubicin resistance ABC transporter ATP-binding protein DrrA, translated as MRNNDMAVVVRGVHKAYGKGKIVALAGVNFEVGRGEVIGLLGPNGAGKTTMVDILSTLTRPDQGSATVAGYDVVSEPAGVRRSIMVTGQQVAVDDALTGEQNLMLFGRLYGLSKSAARTRAHELLEQFGLMDAGKRWVATYSGGMRRRIDIACGLVVQPQVAFLDEPTTGLDPRSRQAIWDLVASFKKLGIATLLTTQYLEEADALSDRIILIDHGRVIAEGTANELKHRAGDTFCEIVPRDLKDLDAIVVALGSLLPEHSRTMLSPESDRITMPAPDGTHTLIEAARRLEEANIELADIALRRPSLDDVFLSMTTDPSESLSHLAAGALR; from the coding sequence ATGCGCAACAACGATATGGCTGTGGTGGTTCGCGGGGTTCACAAGGCCTACGGCAAGGGCAAGATTGTAGCCCTGGCTGGCGTCAATTTCGAGGTGGGCCGCGGTGAAGTGATTGGTTTGCTTGGCCCGAACGGGGCCGGCAAGACGACCATGGTGGACATCTTGTCGACGCTGACGCGGCCGGATCAAGGCTCGGCGACCGTCGCTGGCTACGACGTCGTTTCCGAGCCGGCCGGTGTGCGGCGCTCGATCATGGTCACCGGACAGCAGGTGGCTGTCGACGACGCGCTTACTGGTGAGCAGAACCTGATGTTGTTCGGTCGCCTGTACGGACTGAGCAAATCCGCGGCGCGCACACGGGCACACGAACTGCTCGAGCAATTTGGCCTGATGGACGCCGGGAAGCGGTGGGTCGCCACGTATTCCGGCGGGATGCGTCGACGGATAGATATCGCGTGCGGATTGGTGGTCCAACCGCAAGTGGCGTTCCTCGACGAGCCCACCACCGGTCTGGATCCAAGGAGCCGGCAAGCCATTTGGGATCTGGTGGCCAGCTTCAAGAAGCTCGGTATCGCCACGTTGTTGACCACACAGTACCTCGAGGAGGCAGATGCGCTTAGTGACCGGATCATCCTGATCGATCATGGCAGGGTCATCGCGGAAGGCACCGCGAATGAGCTCAAGCACCGCGCCGGCGACACCTTCTGCGAAATAGTGCCGCGTGATCTCAAGGATCTGGACGCTATCGTCGTAGCGTTAGGTTCGCTGTTACCCGAGCACAGCAGGACCATGCTGTCGCCCGAATCAGACCGGATTACGATGCCAGCGCCAGACGGCACGCACACGCTCATCGAGGCCGCGCGCCGGCTTGAAGAGGCGAACATCGAGCTGGCCGACATCGCGCTACGTCGGCCGTCGCTCGACGACGTATTCTTGTCCATGACAACGGATCCCAGCGAGTCTCTGAGCCATCTAGCCGCGGGGGCCCTGCGATGA